The Aneurinibacillus migulanus genome contains the following window.
AGACAGGGCCTATTTCTAATCCCGCTCCCCGCTTTCCAAAAAATTCAAATTTATGGTTCTCTTCGTTTTCTCTTCTTTGCATCCTGCTCTGCCTTATATTTTCTCCATCCCACATAACCAAGCGAAGTTAGAACGACTGATGCAAAGAGCGCAATAATAAGGAGTGGGGAATCCGGAGGCATCCCGGGTGCAAAAGCGGACCTATCTTCTCCGACAAAAATAGCATCTACAAGACGATTCAATTCAGTAAGGGCATTAGTAATTCCTTCCCAATTGTATTCCGCCTTTCTCGTCTCCTGTAGCAAAAAGCTATAAATCGAATACAAAGCCTCCATCTGTTGCGCAGACGCAGCTACCGTAATAGCGGGCTTTAGCGTCTGATAAAGCTGTAGATTCTGGGCAAAAGCCTGGGAGAATTCAGCCTGCTTGTGTCCTGCACCCAGCAGCATCATTTTGTTGATATGTTCCTGATAAGAGCTATAGTAGTTCTTCCATAATGGCTGCTTCTCATGTGTTAAACTATCAATTGCCAAACGTATCTGTAAAGCATGCCATAGTAAACGGTTCGGCTCCAACTTCACTGCAGCAAACGCACGTTTCGCTTTGATAATCGTATCAGACAACGCGTTAACCGCCTCAATCGATAATCCTTTGGGCGGTTTCGTCTCTGCAAACAACGCTCCCAAACTTGCAAGTTTTTCTTTCGCTTCAGGGTACTTTCCTTCCTTGGCTAACTGGTATACATCTTGCGACAGAACATCCATCTTTTGATATACTGACATCGTCTGCTCCGGTACTCTGGCGGAGAAGACGCGATGATCCAGCACGGACCAACCCGTGTAAAGAACCGCGCAGAGGAACATAACACCTACTAGAACAATGATTTTTTTCACGACTCGTCCTCCCCCTCTTACCACATATGTATGAAAGAGAGGACAAGGATATGTTTACGATCTTTGCGTACGTTGATAGAATCGAACCAAAGCATAGACAAGCCACAGGCTAAACAGACTCAGCCCTACAGTCGCCCATCCGACTACATTGTGGTACGTCTCCAATTCATCGGCAAGCCATGGATGAATATCGAGCGTATAGTCAAGCAAATCATTCAGTAATGTCCAGGCTGCCACATACAAAATATGGCGCAAGCGCAACGTATAAAACCTTGCATACAATAAAGATTCCAACGCCATACCCCCATGCGACGCCATCAGCATATAATGCTGCCAGTTGAGCTGGTCACCCAGCGCAGCACCAGCCACAATTACCGCCACTGCCCATACTCCGTATTTGAAATTCGTCACGGCAGCAAATGCCTCCAGTCCCGGTATGCTGCGTCCCACAAGCATTGCAATAAGCACCAGCGTAAATAATGTGCTCGCGGTCGGGCTATCAGGCACAAAAATTCGCAGGAAGGCAGGGGACGTCATCTCTAGCTGGTAAGCATACCAGATGTAGCCGTATATCGAACCGAGCCCGTTAATTACGATCATCATCCAGAGAAACCAGCGGGTACGCAAAGAAGCAATAAACCAATTCCATACTGTTATCATATTGTATTCATCCTTTATGTAATAACTAGCCTTTTCTATTTTATCATTCTATGGTGATGTGAAAAAGCCAGACGGAAATCCGCCTGGCTTTTTGCTTATCCTGGACCAACGGGCAAGCACCCGCTGATGGAAGTTTTACTTTGATTACTTCACTGTTGTCAAGTATTCAATCATAGAGCTCATCTGCTGGTCAGACCAACCGGCACCAAGTGGCGGCATTCCACCACGTCCGTTCTTCAGCACTTCTACCACACCTTCCGGCTTAAGCCTATCAACGACGCCAGCCAGACTCGGCCCAATGCCGCCCTCCAGGTTTTGACCATGGCAAGAAAGGCATTGACTACTAGCCATCGTTTTGCCTTCTTCAGCCGTTCCACCGGTCGGAGCCGTCGCACTTGCGCCACCTTTATCTGCTTCTCCGCCTTCCGGCTTCTTCTCCTCAGTAGCAGGAGTGGAAGTACCACCGCCACCGGCTGCATCGCCTTTGCCATCGCCTTTCAGGCTGGCAAGGTATTTAACAAGCTGGTCAAGCTCTTCCGGAGAACCGTTAAACATACCCTTCGGCATTGCGCCACGGCCGTTTACGATCACATCATGAATGGCTTTCTCGTCAAGGTGTCCGCCTACATTCCATAACGGAGGCCCAGATACACCCTCCATATTTCCACCGTGACATCCCTGACAGCTTGCCTGTTTCGTCCAAATCTCATCTGCTTTAAAATCAGCCGGTGGCTTCGCAGCCGCCGCGCCGCCAGCACCTGCAGCCGGCTTCGGATGGAGACGATTGTGCTCGTCAATCGCGGCCCATGTAAGGTAGAAAATACTTACGATCGAAAGCAGCATAATCCCCGTTGCCACGGGACGCTTCGAAGGTTTGCGCTCCGGAGACGTATCAAGCCAAGGAGCAAGCACCAGTGCTCCGAATGCAATCCCTGGCACGATCACTACCCCAAATACAACCCAGTTGCCTGACTGCCAAGGGTACTTCAGCAATTGGTAAAGAAACAAGAAATACCAATCTGGAAGCGGTATATATGACGCATTATTCGGATCCGCCTTTGCCTCTAGCGGTGACGGATGGCTAATAGTAAGAATAAGAAAAGCGATTAAGACAACCGCGGCAACCATCCATTCTTTCAATAAGAAGTTTGGCCAGAACGCCTCGGATTTGCCCGGAAATTCTGCATAAGACGGAGCGATGTTCGGCATTCGCTTTGCGGGTACGCGCGAGTCACCGACATACTCTATCGTCTTGTCGTGCTTTGCCATTGAATTACCCCCCTTGTCAATGGATCGAACTCCATCTTATAGCGGTCCAGAGATCCCCTGTCTCCGAATCATGATAAAGTGTGCGCCCAGCAAAGCGAACAGGGCACCCGGCAGGAAGAATACGTGAATCGCGAAGAATCGTGCAAGCGTCTCGGCGCCGACAATCGGTCCACCCTGCAGCAGCGTCTTAATGAAGCCGCCGATAAACGGAACCTGCTCCGCAATCTGAATACCTACCTTAGTCGCAAAATACGCTTTATTGTCCCACGGAAGAAGATAGCCTGTGAAGCCTAGTCCAAGCATGACGAAGAAAATCAACATCCCAACAACCCAGTTCAATTCACGCGGACGCTTGTAAGCTCCCTGGAAGAATACGCGTAATGTATGTAAGAACATCATTACAATAACTAGACTTGCCCCCCAGTGATGCATACCACGAACGATTACCCCAAATGCAACTTCGTTCTGCAAGTATTTAACTGACTCATACGCATTGATAATATCCGGTACATAATACATCGTCAGAAACATGCCGGACAAAATCTGAATAACGGTAATAAAGAAAGTAAGTCCACCAAAACAATAAACAAACGCCGAAAAGTGGTGGGCCGGGTTTACGTGTTCAGGCACTTCATGGTCCGCGATGTCACGCCACATCGGGGTAACATTCAGACGCTCATCGACCCAATCGTACATTTTGCGGATCATGTTACATTATGCCCCCTCTGCAATCTTGTTTGCCTTCACTTCACCGAGCAGTATTTTGCCATCTTTCACTTCGACTTCATACTGATCGAGTGGCTTCATAGGCGGTGTACCCGGAATGTTCTTTCCGTTTTTCTCATACCGGCCCAAATGACACGGACAGAAGAACTCGTTTTTGTACTTTGCATCCCCATTCCAATTCACCGTACAGCCCAAATGCTTACAAATCGGTGAAAGCGCAATCACTTGATCGCCCTGCTTGTAGACCCAGGCCGTGAAAGGTGTTTCCTGTTCGCCTGTCCACACGTCCACAATCTTCTTTTTGAAGCTAATGCTTTTCGGCTCTTCGGTAATCTCGCTCAAGCTCGCTACAGGAACTTTACCGCCCTCGGCGCCCGCTTTCTGCAGGGCCGGATCGATTGCGAACTTAACCATCGGTGCTAACATCCCAGCTGCTAGAAACCCGCCGACTCCAGTAAGACAATAATTGAGGAATTGTCTTCTGGATACCCCTTTGTTGTTACGTTCACTCATGCTCTCTAACCTCCTATCCTTATGATAACGTCCGGATGGACGGCAACATTATCACACATCTTTACTAGGACATAACCATCATAAATGGAAGGGTGCCTACTGTCAAGAATTTGCAATACAGGAAACACTATAGTTTCCAGTGCCTTTTTGCTTATTGTTATATAATTTGTCACAATTCATTTCAATTCATTCTGCCAAAGTGCAATGCAGCTTTTCACAATGCGGTTGCTCTCACTTAACGCTTTTTCAAGAAATAATTTTGTATCCGTTTTTTCTTCAGGCGGTGCTGCAACTACATAGGCTTGTACTCCTTTTTTCATAAGTTCTATTGACAACGTGCTATCATTCGTAACAACTATACAGTGAGGAAACCGCTGAATAAGTGCCTGAATATTCTGTTCGATAAACGTAGTGGAAATTCCTTCATTCATTTCCTTTTTTCTTGCGACAAATAAAGTTTGAAACAAAAACAAACGCCCTGTCAGTTGTCGTTCTGCATAGCCGCATACTCTCTCAAGCCAGAACTGCCCCTTAATCCAGCTCTCATCCCACTTCTCTTCAGATGATACGCACACCGGATACAGCAACGTATCCACGTATTCTTCCATCATTATGATTTGTTCCATATCTTCTACTTTCCAACGCATCGTTACATCCTTCCCCTCTTTATATAATCATAAAAAAAAACCCGGAGTTTCCGGGTTTTAGCTTATCATATCCTTTGCTTGCACGCTACGTAAGTGCCTTACGTTGCACTTCTTTCAACTCTCCGGTCAACTCCTTGAATCTCGCTTCGTCACCGGCTTCCAACGCCTCGTCAATATTCTTATAAAGATTATCAATTCGATATTTGCGGATAGCTTCATCCAGAACCATTTCTGCCATAAGACTCAGTGTTGAAGGATTTACAATGTTTTGTTTTTGCTTTTCCATTTGTTTTCCCTCCATTCGATGTGCACCGCTTTGATTCGTTTTTTATCCGTTTGCCTGCTATAGCGAGCGTCTCAACATTCACTCTTTAATAGTTATAATTTTCTGAACTAATTATCTTTACTGCCGTCCGCGATCCCTATGCCGGCAGAGAATAAGATTTCCTATTATACATCATATTCTCGTCCGTAGAATGTGTACTCAATTATTTACAATTTTGTGTCTTATTTAATAAAAATTTACCCCAATTTGTTAACGAATAAACAGGAACGTCCGGCGTGTGTATTCCTCGCCGTAACAACCCCAAGTGAACCATCATGGAAAGCAGGCGACGGCGAATCACCTCTTCTTCAACGTCATAGTAAAAAGGGCGGACCCAATTTCGCAGCGCACGTATCAGACTCGCTTCTTCCCGCCACTCTTCATCACAAACACAGGCAAGTAACATCCATAGGCTTTCAATAGTCGGAATTGCTTTTTTGTAAGATAAAAGCCAGTATGCCATGAGACGCTCCGCGCTCTCGCCTTGTTCTATCTCTTGTGTCAGTGTCTGCTTTGCTCCTTCTTCCGTCAATGTCAATATTTCTTCTCTTTCCTGCAGCCACTGCTGATGATACGCAAAATCATATAGCAGCGCCAAACGATCCGGATAATCCCGGAACCTTCGTCCATATCCGAAACGCCATTCCTTTCCATCGATTAACTCTTCACGCACGGCCATAAGCTCCATTAATTTCTGCTGTTGTTTTCGGTACATCACACCTTCTTTAGACAGCGGTACACGGCTCGTCTGCACGTATCTGAGCAGTTGCTGTACATCATGCGCCATTGCGTATGTGTCATCGCGGTATGCATTGGGTCTCGTATAATTACCATATGCAGCTTCACACACTTCTTTAACAAAAATCTCCCGCCATTTTTGACGCAGATCATCTGGCATCGTGTAGACAAGCGCATACGATTTTCGAATACGGAACAACCAGCCCCCGTCTAATGCGCGATCCAGCAGCTTTTCATGTTCACCGTGCCGAATCTCTTCCTTGAATGCTTTTCTTGCTCGGCTTAACAATGCTTCACGCGAATATTCCTTTCGCTTCTCAAACAAAAGAGGAAGTAGAAATCTTTTCTCTTCCCAGGTGAGCTGATCGTGCAAACCCTGACAAAACCCGGAGGAAGTCAATCGATTATGCAATCCCTGAACCAGCTCGTGCTTCGAATGGATGTTGCATGTAAGCCCGCAGGCAGAAGCCAACTGGTGCAGTTGTCCAATATCAGCAAAGACAAGCGTATCAGCCAGGTTCATTCGAATTTCCCCTTTCAGGAGATACTGTTACCTGCCAGTATTGACCGAAAGAAAAACAACGTATACTTAGAGAATGAATTTTTTATACCTGCAACGTAAAAAGCAGACTCCCGCACACGCGGGAATCTGCTTTTGCTTATTTAGTGCCGAAGTAAATTTTGATAGCGTTCTTGTGCATCAGCTACCGTTTCCTCCCCGTTCAGTGCCTGTTCGTAAAAAGCGAGAGCATCTTCTACCTTTCCTTTCGCCTCTGCGACACGTCCCTGCCAATACCAGTACACCGGATCTTCTTCGTCCAATTCGCGAAGCCGCGCAAGCGCCTCAGCCGCCTCATCCCACTTTCTCAATTCAATGACAAAACGCAAATAACCAGGAAGAAGCCTCTCTTCCTCGATACGAAGCGATAACGCTTGCCGGTAAATGGCCACAGCTTGCTCACGCATGCCCAGCTTCCATAACGCTTCCGCCAATAGCGGGTATGCCACCATATAATCCGCATCCGCTTCGATAAGGCGTGCCAGATAACGTACGGCCCGTTGCCAATCGCCGATTTGATATGCCGTCATGCCTGCCCCATATAACGCTTCAGCGTCGCTTCCATCTTTATCTAGCTTTTCATATAGTGCAAGCGCCTCTTCGAACTCCCCTTGCCGTGCGGCCAAACGAGCCCGCTCATGCAAAATCTGCGACTCATCTTCGAACCCTTCAAGCAGTTGCCATTTTTCTATTGCTCGTTCGTTTTCACCTTGTTCCGCATATAACTTTCCTAATAAGTACTGAATTTCTTCATTGTCCGGTTCAAGTTCAACGGCACGCTCAAAATAGCGAACCGCCACCTCCGTAAGCCCATCTATGAGAAACAGTTCGCCAAGCAGCGCATATACACGGTAATCATCCGTTCCCGCCTCTTTTATCGGTAAAAGGGCGTCCATCGCTTCTTGCAATCTGTCCAAATCAATATAAAGCGAAGCCCGATACACACTCATTTCTCTTTGAACTTCGTCATCCCACTCCAACCGTCGCACTTCCATTCCTTCCAAAATCTCGAGCGCTACGTCGTGATGCCCTAACTCATGATAAATATTTACCAACTGCAGCCCCAGAATCGGATCATCCGTATGGCTATCCCGAATGTCTGCAAGCTCGGTAAGCCCGCCTTCAATATCGCCTGCTTCCAATAACGCGATGGCCCGGTCAAGCTGTATCTGCCATTGTTGTCTCATGAAAAAACCTCCCTGTATGAGGATGTTCAAAAAGTCCAGGAAACAGAACTGCGAATTTCTGCGTTGCCCCTCCGCCACTCGGGTCTATCGCGCCTTGAACTTCACGGCCCTGTTTGTCTTCCTTTTTAAACAAGCTCTATATCTGTTCACCCTCCGGCAAAAAGAAAAACCGTCCACAATGAACGGTCAGCCTGCATGTTTCTTCGAGCGCGAAAGCCAACTCATACTAACCACAGTAACCAGTATACCAAACAATGCCGAGAGCAGACCATAATGAACGTGCGAAGGTTGCTCTTTCGGCGGCAAACTGTAGGAAATAGGAGCATTTGAGCTAGCAATTACGCCATATTGAGTTGTCGGGATACTTTCGTTTTTTTCCGGTGAAAAGCGCAGTGATTCAGCAGAAGCAACCATATCTGTTGCCGTATCAAATGCCGCTGGATGCATAACTTCGCTCAGTTGCTTTCCGAGGATAAACACAGGGAGAAAAGAAGCAAGCAATAAAGTAATCGCCAGACCCGTAATCCACTGTCTAAGAGGTCTCGGAATTTCGCGGGCTCTTTCCGGTGCAGGAGAAGCCCACTTATTCTCTTGCAGAATCCGTTCCATTACTTTATCGGAGACAGAGAGATGCTCGTATGTCGTAGGCAGGACGGGTGAATGAAGGAATGCTTGGTTCGAATCTATGTAAAATGCATGTTCATCCTGGCACGCTTCGCACTCTTCCAGATGTTTTTCTACTTCTTTTTCCTGTGTTGAAGATAGCTTGCCATCCATATAATCCGCAAGCAGCCGTTGCACGGTCTTGCAGTTCATAGCTATCTCATTCCTTCCGCTTCATCGAACTGTGCATCGAGCATATATGGCTCAAGCTGCTGCTTAATACTATGACGCGCACGGAACAAAAGTGACTTTACGGAACTGACCGTCGAATCGAGTATGACGGCGATTTCTTTATAATCCAATTGCTCGTATTCCCTGAGAATAAGAGCGGTTCGCTGTTTCTCAGGAAGTTTGTTAATGGCCTGGCGCACAAGATGAACCCGCTCCGTACGCAACAATTCCTGTTCAGGCAGCCTATCGACAGAAATGCGCGCAGGTTGCTGCTTGCTATCTTCCAGATATACTTCGGAGTTCCGGCTCTTCCTTAATTCACTCAATACGGTATTGCGGGCGATGGTATAAAGCCAAGTCGAGAAGGACGCTTCAACATCCCGGAACGACTGGAGGCTGCGGAATGCTTTGTAAAACGTTTCCTGTGCCAAGTCTTCCGCCATATCCTCCATATGGTAGCTTTTAAGCATATGCAGAATAAACGCGAGAATTCTCCGTTCGTACCGGTTAATCAATTCTGCATAGCATTCCACCCGGCCATCTTTGATTTCGCGAATTAACTGGGAATCGGTGACCAATATCTGTTACCCCCTTGTTGTCTTCCACTCCCTTTGCGCCATGCCGTTGCACTGCATCGGTATTCGACGTTATCAGAGAGCTATGTTGCATCTATTTGCATCTTTTTCTGTAAATAGTAAGTATTTGTTTCTTCTTCCTCTCGTATAGACGAGGGAAGGTGACCAAAAGGTTGCAGGGTTTTTAAAGTTTTTTTTCGGAAGAAGAAAAAAATCGGCTTCTGACCCCGATACGAGCGCTCCTTTTTGAGGATATGCACCGAATAACCTAGCCGGCTGCCGAGCTCCTACCTCCACCATTCTCCGCAGCGTCCGCTCGTTCACGGGAAGCTTCCCGAACCCTGTGGAGGAAGCAGAGAACTCTCCGAATTGTTTTCTGTCGTAAGAAAGCTCCGAGTCCTTGTCCATTTCCCACGTAATATAAGCACCATACGAACGCTTTCGGTCAGAGATGCTTTTGACGATTTTAGGATGCTCATCCAGTATAAGTGAAATCCCCCTATATTCCAACATTGTAACTAGCAGCGGCATATGCTCTGCAAGCCAGCGTTTTCTTTCACGCAACGTGCATTCCTCTGCAAAAGATAGCTTAAGAGCAAGCCGATAGCGAGAAAAACCCGCCAATAGCAGTGACCAGAATGAAGCCGAAGGTGAATCAGAGGGACACATAATCATTTCGAGCATCGGAATACGATGCGCAAGGACAGCCCGGATAAGCGATTCATTCACTAAACGATACGGTACACGCAACCGAACTCTATACTCAAGCCAGCTGTTATGATGCATGGCCAATTCATATGCGAGTGTCGTACGCCAGTTTGTCGCATGGTTTACCGTCAAATCATCGACATAGGCGGTATACCCTTCCCGAAGCCATTTTTCCTGCATATGCTTGAACCCTTCAGCATTCGTTCTCTCACTTCCTAGTGAAGAGCCAAAACGAAATAAGCCAGGGAGCATATAACAATCGCTCCCATCTATTTCTTTTATCGGCGGCTTCGGTGGAATGTGTTCATGGATATAATGGATTATTTGATCTTGAACCCATACATCAGCCGTGAAACAGCGTTCTGAATTTACGAGAGTAACCCCACGCACAATAAACTCCATCTTGCCCGTCCCCCATTCATTTGTTTATCTTCAGCAAAATTAGAAATTTCGCTGGTTCGCCTCAGATATAACAATCCATGGACATATCATATGGGAGTGCTCCCGTCATATCACACGCTATGCTACTTGCCGCATAAGATGAGTTTGTCCGATAAAAGCAGGGCACTTTCGACTTTTTATGCACGTTTGCTTCTTCGCAACTTTTCGAAGGTAGGTGGAAAAATAAGAGTCTGTCCTACATCCATACATATGCGGCGTCGAAAAAAACATACCTAAAAGATATCGTGTTATAATTTGTCGATTGATTAGGGCTTTCCCCAAGTCCTATCACATACTACAATGGAACATGTGACTGTATCATATGATCAGATATGTAACTGGTAAGGAGGGGTGGTCCGTGGAAGAAAGAAAATTAATTCAATTAATCACGGAGAAAAGGCGCTCTATGCACTCTCTTTATATACAGGCAAACAAGAATTTACGTGATGAGAAAGTGCTGGCTGCAAGTAAAGAAGTCGACCGCTTAATTAATGCGATTATGAAGCAGCGTATGGCCGCACGCAGTAAAGTCCACTGTTAACATCGAAGATTCTTACACATATACGAAACAGCGAAGCGGTACGATCTGTACCATAGCGCAAACACGAACAGGGCGCGCACCATGTTTGTTTCTTTTCTGCAAAATCTTAAGGAAAAGAAACGGTCACGGTACGCGCCCTGTTCGCCTTGCTCCGCTATGCAATACAAGCAAAAAAAACCCGCCTCGGCGCATGGCACGAAGCGGCATGGGAAATTCCCATATATGGATAGGAGTGGAGAGAAACCATACTATAATTTTCATTATAGGGTTTCTCTATTAAAAGTCAACCTTTTATTCAGACTTGTTTTATTTTTTTCACATTTCACTCACTTATTTGCTGGAGTGTTGCAAAAAAGCCAGGGAATGACACATCGATGGATGCTGCGTTCAGTACGGTCGTTTCGCCGGCAGCAGCCAATCCCGCAACCGCAGCAGCCATACCGATGCGGTGATCACCATGGCTATCACATACGGCCCCGGTAAGTGGCGTTCCACCATGAATAATCATTCCGTCCTCGGTCGGTTCAATATGGGCGCCCATTTTACGAAGTTCCGCCACTACCGTATCAATCCGGTTCGTCTCTTTTACTTTAAGCTCAGCAGCATCCTTAATTACGGTTACACCTTCTGCTTGCGTAGCAAGCACAGCAATCACCGGAATTTCATCAATGAGACGCGGAATAATCTCCCCACCGATTTCGATACCTTTGAGTGAAGAATAAGCAACCTCAACATCCGCCACCGGCTCCCCGTTTACGATCCGCTCATTATGTAACATCAGCCCTGCACCCATCTCTTTAAGAACATCAATAATACCAGAACGTGTCGGGTTTATGCCTACATTCCGTACGATAATACGGCTGTCCGGAAGCATGGCAGCGGCCACCAGCGGGAATGCTGCCGATGAAATATCTCCTGGCACGTGAATGCGTCCTGGAGATACTAATCGCTGTCCCCCACGTACACGTACGCCCCCGGTAAACGATTCGACTTCCACACCAAACGAACGTAACATTCTCTCCGTGTGATCACGCGACACTTCAGGCTCATATAGCGTTGTCGTCCCTTCTGCCTGGAGTCCGGCGAGTAGCACGGCTGACTTAATCTGAGCGCTGCTTACCGGTGAGTGGTATTCTATCCCTGTAAGTTTGCCACCACGAAGCGAGAGCGGTGTATATTCCCCGTTTTGCCGACCTGCAATGTCAGCACCCATCTGGCGCAGTGGGCCCGTTACCCTCTTCATGGGGCGTCTGGCAATAGATTCATCGCCAATGAGCACACTGTGAAAAGGCTGCGTCGACAAAATCCCCATCATAAGTCGAATAGTCGTACCGGAATTACCAATATCAAGAATATCAGCTGGTTCGGTAAGACCGTACCAGCCTTTGCCTTCTACCTGTACACGGTCGCCGTCCTGTTCGATGGCAATTCCGAGTTTACGAAAACAAGAAATCGTACTTAAACAATCGGCCCCTGGAAGAAACCCCTCAATTGAGGTTGTACCTTCCGCAAGTGCACTGAACATCACCGCTCGATGTGAGATGGACTTATCACCGGGTACCGTAATATCTCCTTCAACTCGTTGTACGCCTTGAATGGTTGCCATTATACATCCGCCTCCTATTCTCGCTCATATACGCTGTAACCTTCGTCTTTCAGTATGTGGGTTGCTTTCTCCATATCTTCATGACTACGGAATGAAATGCGCAGCACACCGAGAATATCTTCCCGGGTTTCCAGAATGCTAATATTCGTAATGCTGATTTTCTCTTTCCCGAGCAAAGTTGTTACCCGGGCAATAACGCCTGGTTCATCCGGAATATCCACATATAAATCGAAGTAAGGCTGCAATGCGCCCTTTTTCTTCTCAGGTAATGCATTACGGAATGTGCGGGCTTCAGCGAAAAAACGTTCAATGCCTGGACCGTCCGCCCTTTCGATTAAAACAGAGATACGTTCCATAATTTGCTTTAAATCTTCCGCCATCTTTTTCATTACCGGGCGGTTATTCAGTAAAATATCACGCCACATGCCTGGATTACTAGAGGCAATACGCGTAATGTCGCGGAAACCGCCCGCAGCCAAACTCCGATACCAATCCATCTCATCCGCTTCACTATAGGAGGCGACCTGGTTCACCAGCGCAGATGCGATAATATGAGGAAAATGGCTAATTGCTCCGACAACCTCATCATGCCTTTGTGCATTCATCACTACCACTTTGGCATGCGTAGGTACAAGAAGCTCTCTCAAGCGTTCTGTCACAGTCGTTGGCGTATCTTCCGCCGGAGTTAACACATAATATGCATTTTCAAACAGGCGATCATGCGAAGCCTCCACACCTGATTTATGCGAACCAGCCATCGGATGACCGCCAATAAAGTATACACCTCGTTGTGCGAGCCCATGAGAATGCTCCATAACCGACACTTTAGTACTACCGGTGTCGGAAATGACTGCGCCTTCTTTAAGTGGCGTATAACGTAAAAATGAAATCAACTCCTGCAGTTTGCCTACAGGAGCGCATAAAAAGATGTAATCGGCCTGCGCTACCGCTTCAGCCAAATGGGTCGTTCCACTATCGATGACACCGAGCGATCGGGCCATGCGCAAGTTTTCTTCCACTACGTCGAAACCAGTAATATGTACATCTTCGTTTTTTCGGAGCGAAAGTGCCAGCGAACCGCCGATAAGCCCTACTCCTAGAATTGCAATCTCAGTCATGCCTTTGCCTTCTCCTCCACTCTATCGAAAAAGGCCGCGGCCCGCGAGAACTACATTCTCGCAGGAGCCAATACAGATTTTAGTGCGGCCAGCATTTTTTTGTTCTGTTCCTTGCTTCCAATCGTCACACGAATCGCCTGTGGAAACGCACGAATAATAACGCCTTGTTTAAGCATCTCCTGAAAAATCTCTTTCGAATCGCGCTCCGGCATAATATAGACGAAATTGGTCTCGGAACGATAATAAGGTACACCCAACGTATCCAGTTCTGCATAAACCTGGGCTAATCCTTCGGCATTGGCCTCTTTGCACTGTAGAACAAATTCCTGATCAGCAAGAGCGGCAAGGGCGGCCTTCTGAGCAAGATGGTTCACATTGAACGGCTCGCGCACACGGTTTAGTTTATCGATGATATCTTCTGCCGCTACACCATAGCC
Protein-coding sequences here:
- a CDS encoding sporulation protein YpjB, which codes for MKKIIVLVGVMFLCAVLYTGWSVLDHRVFSARVPEQTMSVYQKMDVLSQDVYQLAKEGKYPEAKEKLASLGALFAETKPPKGLSIEAVNALSDTIIKAKRAFAAVKLEPNRLLWHALQIRLAIDSLTHEKQPLWKNYYSSYQEHINKMMLLGAGHKQAEFSQAFAQNLQLYQTLKPAITVAASAQQMEALYSIYSFLLQETRKAEYNWEGITNALTELNRLVDAIFVGEDRSAFAPGMPPDSPLLIIALFASVVLTSLGYVGWRKYKAEQDAKKRKRREP
- a CDS encoding c-type cytochrome, whose amino-acid sequence is MKGDGKGDAAGGGGTSTPATEEKKPEGGEADKGGASATAPTGGTAEEGKTMASSQCLSCHGQNLEGGIGPSLAGVVDRLKPEGVVEVLKNGRGGMPPLGAGWSDQQMSSMIEYLTTVK
- a CDS encoding IDEAL domain-containing protein, producing MEGKQMEKQKQNIVNPSTLSLMAEMVLDEAIRKYRIDNLYKNIDEALEAGDEARFKELTGELKEVQRKALT
- a CDS encoding DUF1405 domain-containing protein; the encoded protein is MITVWNWFIASLRTRWFLWMMIVINGLGSIYGYIWYAYQLEMTSPAFLRIFVPDSPTASTLFTLVLIAMLVGRSIPGLEAFAAVTNFKYGVWAVAVIVAGAALGDQLNWQHYMLMASHGGMALESLLYARFYTLRLRHILYVAAWTLLNDLLDYTLDIHPWLADELETYHNVVGWATVGLSLFSLWLVYALVRFYQRTQRS
- a CDS encoding tetratricopeptide repeat protein, which encodes MRQQWQIQLDRAIALLEAGDIEGGLTELADIRDSHTDDPILGLQLVNIYHELGHHDVALEILEGMEVRRLEWDDEVQREMSVYRASLYIDLDRLQEAMDALLPIKEAGTDDYRVYALLGELFLIDGLTEVAVRYFERAVELEPDNEEIQYLLGKLYAEQGENERAIEKWQLLEGFEDESQILHERARLAARQGEFEEALALYEKLDKDGSDAEALYGAGMTAYQIGDWQRAVRYLARLIEADADYMVAYPLLAEALWKLGMREQAVAIYRQALSLRIEEERLLPGYLRFVIELRKWDEAAEALARLRELDEEDPVYWYWQGRVAEAKGKVEDALAFYEQALNGEETVADAQERYQNLLRH
- a CDS encoding DUF2487 family protein — its product is MRWKVEDMEQIIMMEEYVDTLLYPVCVSSEEKWDESWIKGQFWLERVCGYAERQLTGRLFLFQTLFVARKKEMNEGISTTFIEQNIQALIQRFPHCIVVTNDSTLSIELMKKGVQAYVVAAPPEEKTDTKLFLEKALSESNRIVKSCIALWQNELK
- a CDS encoding anti-sigma factor family protein; its protein translation is MNCKTVQRLLADYMDGKLSSTQEKEVEKHLEECEACQDEHAFYIDSNQAFLHSPVLPTTYEHLSVSDKVMERILQENKWASPAPERAREIPRPLRQWITGLAITLLLASFLPVFILGKQLSEVMHPAAFDTATDMVASAESLRFSPEKNESIPTTQYGVIASSNAPISYSLPPKEQPSHVHYGLLSALFGILVTVVSMSWLSRSKKHAG
- a CDS encoding ubiquinol-cytochrome c reductase iron-sulfur subunit, with product MSERNNKGVSRRQFLNYCLTGVGGFLAAGMLAPMVKFAIDPALQKAGAEGGKVPVASLSEITEEPKSISFKKKIVDVWTGEQETPFTAWVYKQGDQVIALSPICKHLGCTVNWNGDAKYKNEFFCPCHLGRYEKNGKNIPGTPPMKPLDQYEVEVKDGKILLGEVKANKIAEGA
- the qcrB gene encoding menaquinol-cytochrome c reductase cytochrome b subunit, with translation MIRKMYDWVDERLNVTPMWRDIADHEVPEHVNPAHHFSAFVYCFGGLTFFITVIQILSGMFLTMYYVPDIINAYESVKYLQNEVAFGVIVRGMHHWGASLVIVMMFLHTLRVFFQGAYKRPRELNWVVGMLIFFVMLGLGFTGYLLPWDNKAYFATKVGIQIAEQVPFIGGFIKTLLQGGPIVGAETLARFFAIHVFFLPGALFALLGAHFIMIRRQGISGPL